In one window of Tenacibaculum mesophilum DNA:
- a CDS encoding DUF1801 domain-containing protein, which translates to MKYEAATVEEYISQVPEERQEVLQKLRNLIKENLPKGFEEGINYNMIGYYVPHSKYPDGYHCNPKLPLPFMNLASQKNSINLYHSGIYAKKELYDWFVTEYPKYSKRKLDMGKSCIRFKKLDDIPYKLITKLCTKMTVDEWISIYESVVKKK; encoded by the coding sequence ATGAAATATGAAGCAGCTACAGTAGAAGAATATATTTCTCAAGTCCCAGAAGAAAGACAAGAAGTTTTACAAAAGCTTCGTAACCTTATTAAGGAAAACCTACCTAAAGGATTTGAAGAAGGAATCAATTATAATATGATTGGGTATTATGTTCCACATTCAAAATATCCCGATGGTTATCATTGTAATCCAAAATTACCACTTCCTTTTATGAATTTAGCTTCACAAAAAAACTCAATAAATCTATATCATAGCGGAATTTATGCTAAAAAAGAGTTATACGATTGGTTTGTGACAGAATATCCTAAGTATTCAAAAAGGAAATTAGATATGGGAAAAAGTTGTATTCGTTTTAAAAAGCTGGATGATATTCCGTATAAATTAATTACTAAATTATGTACAAAAATGACTGTAGATGAATGGATTTCTATCTACGAATCAGTTGTAAAAAAGAAATAA
- a CDS encoding TM2 domain-containing protein, with protein MDVIDENGNTVPNQESKRVLAGILAILIGSIGIHKFVLGYTKEGIIQIIATIITCGFAGIIPFIEGIIYLTKSDEEFVETYQVNQKGWF; from the coding sequence ATGGATGTAATTGATGAAAACGGGAATACTGTTCCTAATCAAGAAAGTAAACGTGTATTAGCTGGTATTTTAGCGATTTTAATAGGTTCAATAGGAATACATAAGTTTGTATTAGGATATACCAAAGAGGGTATTATACAAATTATAGCTACGATTATAACTTGCGGTTTTGCAGGAATCATTCCTTTTATAGAAGGGATTATTTATTTAACAAAATCTGATGAAGAATTTGTTGAAACATATCAGGTAAACCAAAAAGGATGGTTCTAA
- the infB gene encoding translation initiation factor IF-2 produces the protein MAEGKKLRLNKVLRELNISLDRAVEHLAKNGYEIEARPTTKISDAEYQILFDGFQTDKSKKVASKEVSEEKKKEKEAIRQQLEQEQERKRLEEEAKKQEVLKAKAEKLELKTVGKIDVETGKAIEEVAEEVKPEPTKKEEKIEEPKKEEPIKPVQETKKVEEPVKVEEKKPEPPKTEKPKEQTVNTPKKEVKKEQPKEVKKTVENKVKEVKQPVKEVEITPENAEKIKTQYKKLEGPNFTGQKIDLKQFERPKKKKPEANKADGDKKKRKRISKPGSPGTGAKPQGNNRGGQNRGGQRGGNRGGQRGRRPAAAPKEELTEAQIQKQVRETLEKLQGKSKKGKGAKYRRDKRDAHRQQSEAELQAAQAESKVLKVTEFVTVSEVATMMDVPVTQIISTCMMLGMMVTMNQRLDAETLQIVAEEFNYTVEFVGAEVEESIEEVEDKPEDLITRAPIITVMGHVDHGKTSLLDYIRNANVIEGESGGITQHIGAYAVKVGEHKIAFLDTPGHEAFTAMRARGAQVTDLVIIVVAADDDVMPQTKEAISHAQAAGVPIIFAINKIDKPNANPDNIKTQLSSMNLLVEDWGGNIQSQEISAKTGQGVDELLEKVLLEAEVLELKANPNKNANGAVVEALLDKGRGYVSTILVQAGTLKIGDYILAGKHSGKVRAMFDDKGRKVKEAGPSTPVSILGLDGAPQAGDKFNVFEDEREAKQIAAKRSQLQREQSVRTQKTLTLAEIGRRIALGDFKELNIILKGDVDGSVEALTDSFQKLSTEEIQVNIIHKGVGAITESDVLLATASDAIIVGFNVRPQGNARSVADREEVDIRTYSIIYDAINDLKDAMEGMLSPEMKEEVLGNVEIREVYKISKIGNIAGCMVMTGKITRDSKVRVIRDGIVVHDGVLASLKRFKDDVKEVTKGYDCGLQIKGYNDIKEGDTLEAYTEVAVKKKLK, from the coding sequence ATGGCTGAAGGCAAAAAATTAAGACTAAATAAGGTTTTAAGAGAACTAAACATTTCTTTAGATAGAGCTGTTGAACACCTAGCTAAAAATGGCTATGAGATTGAAGCTCGCCCTACTACCAAAATATCAGATGCAGAATATCAAATTTTATTTGATGGTTTCCAAACTGATAAATCTAAAAAGGTGGCCTCTAAGGAAGTGAGCGAAGAAAAGAAAAAAGAGAAAGAGGCAATTCGTCAGCAATTAGAACAAGAGCAAGAAAGAAAGAGATTAGAAGAGGAAGCTAAAAAACAAGAAGTTTTAAAAGCCAAAGCTGAAAAGTTAGAACTTAAAACAGTAGGTAAAATAGATGTTGAAACTGGTAAGGCTATTGAAGAAGTAGCTGAAGAGGTAAAACCGGAGCCTACTAAAAAAGAGGAGAAAATAGAGGAACCAAAGAAAGAAGAGCCTATTAAACCAGTTCAAGAAACTAAAAAAGTTGAAGAACCAGTTAAGGTCGAAGAGAAAAAGCCAGAGCCTCCTAAAACTGAAAAACCAAAGGAACAAACAGTTAATACTCCTAAAAAGGAAGTGAAGAAAGAACAGCCTAAAGAAGTTAAAAAGACTGTTGAAAATAAGGTTAAAGAGGTGAAGCAACCAGTAAAGGAGGTAGAAATAACTCCAGAAAATGCTGAGAAAATTAAAACTCAGTACAAAAAATTAGAAGGTCCTAATTTTACAGGTCAAAAAATTGACTTAAAACAATTTGAAAGACCAAAAAAGAAGAAACCTGAAGCTAATAAGGCTGATGGAGATAAAAAGAAGCGTAAAAGAATTAGCAAACCAGGAAGTCCTGGAACAGGCGCTAAACCTCAAGGAAATAACCGAGGAGGTCAAAACCGAGGAGGCCAGAGAGGTGGTAACCGAGGAGGTCAAAGAGGTAGAAGACCAGCAGCTGCTCCAAAAGAAGAACTAACAGAAGCACAAATCCAAAAACAAGTTAGAGAAACTTTAGAAAAACTTCAGGGTAAATCTAAAAAAGGAAAAGGAGCAAAATACCGTAGAGATAAAAGAGATGCCCACCGCCAGCAAAGTGAAGCTGAATTACAGGCAGCACAAGCAGAGAGTAAGGTGTTGAAAGTAACAGAATTTGTTACGGTTAGTGAAGTAGCAACTATGATGGATGTTCCCGTTACCCAAATTATTTCTACATGTATGATGTTAGGAATGATGGTAACGATGAATCAACGATTAGATGCTGAAACATTACAAATTGTAGCAGAAGAATTTAACTATACTGTAGAGTTTGTTGGAGCTGAAGTTGAGGAATCTATAGAAGAAGTTGAAGACAAGCCAGAAGATTTAATAACTCGTGCACCTATTATCACAGTGATGGGACACGTAGATCACGGTAAAACATCGTTGTTAGATTACATCCGTAACGCGAATGTTATTGAAGGTGAATCAGGAGGTATCACACAACACATTGGTGCTTACGCAGTGAAGGTAGGAGAACATAAAATAGCTTTCTTAGATACTCCAGGTCACGAAGCCTTTACAGCAATGCGTGCTCGTGGTGCTCAAGTAACGGATTTAGTTATTATTGTAGTAGCTGCAGATGATGATGTAATGCCACAAACAAAAGAGGCGATTTCTCACGCACAAGCAGCAGGAGTGCCAATTATCTTCGCAATAAACAAGATAGATAAGCCTAACGCGAATCCAGATAATATTAAAACACAACTTTCTTCTATGAATTTATTAGTAGAAGATTGGGGAGGTAACATTCAGTCGCAAGAAATTTCTGCTAAAACAGGACAAGGGGTTGATGAGTTATTAGAAAAAGTATTATTAGAAGCGGAAGTATTAGAGTTAAAAGCAAACCCTAATAAAAACGCAAACGGAGCTGTAGTAGAAGCTTTATTAGATAAAGGTAGAGGATATGTATCTACAATATTGGTACAAGCAGGTACATTAAAAATTGGAGATTATATCTTAGCCGGAAAGCATAGTGGTAAAGTAAGAGCTATGTTTGATGATAAAGGAAGGAAAGTAAAAGAGGCAGGACCTTCTACGCCAGTATCAATTTTAGGTTTAGATGGTGCACCACAAGCAGGTGATAAGTTCAATGTATTTGAAGATGAGCGTGAAGCTAAGCAAATAGCAGCAAAACGTTCTCAATTACAACGTGAACAATCTGTTAGAACACAAAAAACATTAACACTTGCAGAAATTGGTCGTCGCATTGCATTAGGAGACTTCAAAGAGTTAAATATCATCTTAAAAGGAGATGTTGATGGTTCGGTTGAAGCGTTAACAGATTCGTTCCAAAAGCTATCTACAGAAGAAATCCAAGTGAATATTATTCACAAAGGAGTTGGAGCAATTACAGAATCTGACGTATTATTAGCAACAGCTTCAGATGCAATTATCGTTGGATTTAACGTACGTCCGCAAGGAAATGCGCGTTCGGTAGCAGATAGAGAAGAAGTTGATATCAGAACTTACTCAATCATTTATGACGCTATCAACGACCTGAAAGATGCAATGGAAGGAATGTTGTCTCCTGAAATGAAAGAAGAAGTTCTTGGTAATGTTGAAATTAGAGAAGTTTATAAAATTTCTAAGATTGGTAACATTGCAGGATGTATGGTGATGACAGGGAAAATTACAAGAGACTCTAAAGTTCGTGTAATTAGAGATGGAATTGTAGTTCATGATGGTGTGTTAGCTTCGTTAAAACGTTTTAAAGACGATGTTAAGGAAGTAACTAAAGGATACGATTGTGGTCTTCAAATTAAAGGATATAACGATATTAAAGAAGGAGATACATTAGAAGCATATACTGAAGTAGCAGTTAAGAAAAAGCTTAAATAG
- a CDS encoding 2-hydroxyacid dehydrogenase: protein MKILHLDTNHSLLINKLKNLGFENYEDYISSKSEIEAKIHLYDGVIIRSRFTIDKQFLDKATNLKFIGRVGAGLENIDCDYAEKKGVHLISAPEGNRNAVGEHTLGMLLSLFNKLNKADKEVREGKWLREENRGVELDGKTVGIIGYGNMGKAFAKKLRGFDVEVICYDIKPNVGDNNCKQVSLEELQKRTDVLSLHTPQTELTMNMVNSDFINGFSKPFWLLNTARGKSVVTKDLVVALQSGKVLGAGLDVLEYEKKSFENLFTNQEMPEAFQYLIKAENVLLSPHVAGWTIESKEKLAQTIVDKIKEKFC from the coding sequence ATGAAAATACTTCATTTAGACACTAATCACTCTCTGTTAATAAATAAACTAAAGAATTTAGGTTTTGAAAACTATGAAGATTATATCTCTTCAAAATCAGAAATTGAAGCTAAAATTCATTTGTATGATGGAGTTATTATTCGTAGTCGATTTACCATTGATAAACAATTTTTAGATAAAGCAACAAACCTTAAATTTATAGGACGAGTAGGAGCTGGATTAGAAAACATTGATTGTGATTATGCTGAAAAGAAAGGAGTACACTTAATATCAGCACCAGAAGGAAATCGAAATGCAGTAGGAGAGCATACGTTAGGAATGTTACTTTCTTTGTTTAACAAGCTTAATAAAGCAGATAAAGAGGTACGAGAAGGTAAATGGTTAAGAGAAGAAAACAGAGGTGTAGAGTTGGATGGAAAAACTGTTGGAATCATCGGTTATGGTAATATGGGAAAAGCCTTTGCTAAAAAACTCCGTGGTTTCGATGTGGAAGTAATATGTTACGATATTAAGCCGAATGTTGGTGATAATAATTGTAAACAAGTTTCTTTAGAAGAACTTCAAAAAAGAACTGATGTTTTAAGTTTACATACTCCACAAACAGAATTAACGATGAATATGGTTAATTCAGACTTTATTAATGGTTTTTCAAAACCATTTTGGTTGTTAAATACTGCCAGAGGAAAATCAGTAGTAACAAAAGATTTAGTAGTCGCTTTACAATCAGGAAAAGTTTTAGGAGCAGGATTGGATGTATTAGAGTATGAAAAAAAATCGTTTGAAAACCTATTTACAAACCAAGAAATGCCCGAGGCATTTCAGTATTTAATAAAAGCAGAAAATGTGTTGCTTTCTCCTCATGTTGCTGGTTGGACCATAGAAAGTAAAGAAAAGTTAGCGCAGACTATTGTAGATAAAATTAAAGAAAAATTTTGTTAA
- a CDS encoding VOC family protein — MKKKGKVIGIGGVFFKTEDPKATKDWYKNNLGFNTDDWGCTFWWKDNEGKKASTQWSPFANDTNYFEPSKKDFMFNYRVENLVELLEELKEKGITVMDKIEEYDYGKFGWVVDLDGNKIELWEPKDEAFL; from the coding sequence ATGAAGAAAAAAGGTAAAGTAATAGGAATAGGAGGAGTTTTTTTTAAAACAGAAGACCCGAAAGCAACGAAAGATTGGTATAAAAACAACTTAGGTTTTAACACAGATGACTGGGGTTGTACGTTTTGGTGGAAGGATAACGAAGGTAAGAAGGCATCAACACAATGGAGTCCGTTTGCGAATGATACAAACTATTTTGAACCGTCTAAAAAAGATTTTATGTTCAATTACCGAGTAGAAAACTTAGTGGAGTTGTTAGAAGAGTTAAAAGAAAAAGGAATTACAGTGATGGATAAAATAGAGGAGTATGATTATGGTAAGTTTGGATGGGTTGTAGATTTAGATGGAAATAAAATTGAATTATGGGAGCCAAAAGACGAAGCTTTTTTATAA